A single region of the Nitrospira sp. genome encodes:
- a CDS encoding dual specificity protein phosphatase family protein → MINKRLLVGNADDARNPPPQVGAVLMVAEEQNVAVPDRVLFAKIPLKEFGEPTAAAISQAVEWIAANLPDQRLMVCCRAGMGRSVSVVIAYLCCVEGMAYADAVKLVLTRRPGGMPLPRLQEVIDVVSGYRRNRSVSPTGNID, encoded by the coding sequence ATGATTAATAAGCGACTACTCGTGGGTAATGCCGATGATGCGCGGAATCCGCCGCCCCAGGTGGGCGCCGTTCTCATGGTTGCCGAGGAACAAAATGTGGCGGTTCCCGATCGTGTGCTCTTTGCCAAAATTCCGCTCAAAGAATTCGGGGAGCCAACGGCTGCGGCGATTTCCCAGGCTGTGGAATGGATTGCAGCGAACCTGCCGGACCAGCGGTTGATGGTGTGTTGTCGGGCTGGGATGGGACGGTCGGTCTCTGTGGTGATTGCGTATCTGTGTTGCGTAGAGGGAATGGCTTATGCCGATGCCGTCAAGCTTGTCCTCACCAGACGGCCTGGTGGAATGCCGTTGCCCCGTCTACAGGAAGTGATTGATGTGGTGAGTGGCTATCGGCGAAACCGATCGGTCTCGCCAACGGGCAACATCGACTAG